From the Teredinibacter turnerae T7901 genome, one window contains:
- a CDS encoding GH36-type glycosyl hydrolase domain-containing protein, with the protein MKFGHFDDKAKEYVITNPKTPYPWINYLGNEDFFSLISNTAGGYTFYKDAKFRRLTRYRYNNVPVDNGGKYFYINDGGDVWSPGWKPVKADLDNYSCAHGMSYTRITGERNGVEAEVTYFIPLGTWAEVQKVKLKNTSGATKKLKFFSFIEWCLWNAEDDMQNLQRNLSTGEVEVEGSVIYHKTEFKERRNHYAFFSVNAPIQGFDTDRDTWKGTYNDFDRPDAVFEGEPRNSEAHGWSPCASHYLEIELAPGEEKDLTFVLGYIEVDKDNKWESKNVINKNPAKAVIERFDTVEKVDAELKKLSDYWSKLLSTYELTSGDEKLDRMVNIWNQYQCMVTFNMSRSASFFETGIGRGMGFRDSSQDLIGFVHQVPERARERIIDIASTQFEDGSAYHQYQPLTKRGNHTLGGGFNDDPLWLILSTTDYIKESGDMGILDEMVPYDNDESKATTHFEHLKRSFYFTVNNLGPHGLPLIGRADWNDCLNLNCFSEDPNESFQTTGNKKGFTAESLMIAGSFVLYGKEFIKLCQVLGKDDDAAEAQKHVDAMIEAVKKDGWDGEWYLRAYDYYGKKVGSSENEEGKIFIESQGFCGMAGIGVEDGLVHKSMDSVKEHLDCEYGIVLQQPAFTKYYIEYGEISTYPAGYKENAGIFCHNNPWIMIAEAQIGNGDRAFEYYRKVAPAYLEEISDLHKVEPYVYCQMIAGKDAFKPGEGKNSWLTGTAAWNYVAITQYILGVKPDYNGLSINPSIPSKWDGYKITRRFRGATYHIEVSNPSHVSNGVSSMEVDGKTIEGCIVPIQPEGTEVTVKVTLGK; encoded by the coding sequence ATGAAATTTGGTCATTTTGACGATAAGGCAAAAGAATACGTAATCACAAATCCTAAAACGCCTTACCCATGGATAAACTACCTGGGTAATGAGGATTTTTTCAGCCTGATTTCAAACACCGCTGGGGGATACACTTTTTACAAAGACGCAAAGTTCCGTCGTCTTACCCGCTACCGCTACAATAACGTACCCGTAGATAACGGTGGAAAATACTTTTATATCAACGATGGTGGCGATGTTTGGTCACCAGGTTGGAAGCCTGTAAAAGCTGACCTTGATAACTACAGTTGCGCCCATGGTATGAGTTACACCCGAATTACCGGTGAACGCAATGGCGTAGAGGCAGAGGTAACTTATTTCATCCCACTGGGTACCTGGGCTGAAGTACAAAAAGTAAAACTTAAAAACACATCCGGCGCGACAAAAAAACTGAAATTTTTTTCCTTCATCGAATGGTGTTTGTGGAACGCTGAAGACGACATGCAAAACCTTCAGCGCAATCTCTCAACTGGGGAAGTTGAAGTTGAAGGTTCCGTTATTTACCACAAAACCGAATTCAAAGAACGTCGTAATCACTATGCGTTTTTCTCGGTGAATGCGCCCATCCAGGGTTTTGATACCGATCGCGACACATGGAAAGGCACCTACAACGATTTCGACCGCCCTGACGCGGTGTTTGAAGGGGAACCCCGCAACTCTGAAGCCCATGGCTGGTCGCCCTGTGCTTCGCACTACCTTGAAATTGAACTAGCGCCCGGTGAAGAAAAAGATCTCACGTTTGTTTTAGGCTATATCGAAGTCGACAAGGACAATAAGTGGGAAAGCAAGAATGTCATAAATAAAAATCCGGCAAAGGCAGTGATTGAGCGATTCGACACCGTTGAAAAAGTGGACGCCGAACTCAAAAAACTCAGCGATTACTGGAGCAAACTGCTTTCTACATACGAACTCACCAGCGGCGACGAAAAGCTCGATCGTATGGTCAATATCTGGAACCAATACCAGTGCATGGTGACATTTAACATGAGTCGCTCCGCATCCTTCTTCGAAACCGGTATCGGTCGGGGCATGGGCTTTCGGGACTCAAGCCAGGACCTCATTGGATTCGTGCACCAGGTTCCTGAGCGCGCCCGCGAGCGCATCATTGATATCGCATCTACGCAGTTTGAAGACGGCTCCGCATACCATCAATATCAACCGTTGACTAAGCGAGGCAACCACACCCTGGGTGGTGGATTTAACGATGACCCACTTTGGCTGATCTTGTCCACGACTGACTACATTAAAGAGTCAGGCGACATGGGCATCCTTGACGAAATGGTGCCCTACGATAACGATGAGTCAAAAGCGACGACGCATTTTGAACATCTCAAGCGCTCGTTCTACTTCACTGTAAACAATCTAGGGCCCCACGGGCTTCCCTTGATTGGTCGCGCAGACTGGAATGACTGTCTGAACCTTAACTGTTTCTCCGAAGACCCCAATGAATCCTTCCAAACCACAGGAAACAAAAAGGGGTTTACCGCCGAATCACTGATGATTGCGGGCTCTTTCGTTCTTTACGGCAAAGAGTTTATCAAGCTGTGCCAGGTACTCGGCAAAGACGACGATGCCGCTGAAGCACAAAAGCATGTTGACGCGATGATCGAGGCCGTTAAAAAAGACGGTTGGGATGGCGAATGGTACCTCCGCGCCTATGACTACTATGGCAAGAAAGTCGGCTCCAGCGAGAATGAAGAAGGCAAGATTTTCATTGAGTCACAGGGCTTCTGCGGCATGGCAGGTATTGGCGTGGAAGACGGGCTGGTACATAAATCCATGGACTCGGTCAAAGAACACCTGGATTGCGAATACGGGATCGTGCTGCAGCAACCCGCATTCACCAAATACTATATAGAGTATGGTGAAATCTCGACCTACCCAGCCGGATACAAAGAAAACGCTGGCATCTTCTGCCACAACAACCCATGGATCATGATTGCAGAAGCGCAAATCGGCAATGGCGATCGCGCATTCGAGTACTACCGCAAGGTTGCGCCAGCTTACCTCGAAGAGATCAGTGATTTGCACAAAGTGGAGCCTTACGTGTATTGCCAAATGATCGCCGGTAAAGATGCATTTAAGCCGGGGGAAGGCAAGAACTCCTGGCTGACCGGTACTGCTGCGTGGAACTACGTGGCCATAACCCAGTACATTCTCGGCGTGAAGCCCGACTACAATGGACTCAGCATTAACCCGTCCATTCCAAGCAAGTGGGATGGCTATAAGATAACGCGCCGCTTCCGAGGAGCAACCTACCACATCGAAGTGAGCAATCCGTCTCATGTGAGCAATGGCGTCAGCAGTATGGAAGTTGACGGTAAGACTATTGAGGGATGTATCGTACCAATCCAGCCTGAAGGTACCGAGGTTACAGTTAAGGTAACACTCGGGAAATAA
- a CDS encoding MFS transporter, whose amino-acid sequence MPNYNKDTTQTIPFHEKFGYGLGDFASNLFWMPFVLFGTYFYTDVFGISALSVGIMLLVTRIWDVVNDPVMGIIADRTPAKEGVGKYRPYLFWFAIPFGLIGAIAFFTPDLSPSGKLAYAWVTYVAFGMIYTVINIPYSALMSVMSREPAERNSTSFFRMIGAQSAGLLVSSSLMTFVGELGDGDIQRGFFLTMVIFSVIAVISFILTGKMTRERIHPAPKPKGMLAKDMRYIFTNIPWWILFFVAFFTIAAFTIRFGVAAYYFKYYADPVAVEAWNIGFIEGGAISAFFTFGTIASLLGVVCFSFFAKTIDKKKMYFSLIIISGLVSAYFYYIPNTEITTIIITQAVFSFLTGPTAAILFAMYTDIAAYIKLQTGSDSSALVMSAGSLSQKFGWAVGGSVTGILLGLAGYQPDQVQPENIREIMSIMMSWAPMAACLLGALAMLAYPLDDKKMRAITDELAAQEQ is encoded by the coding sequence ATGCCTAACTACAACAAAGATACAACTCAAACCATTCCTTTCCATGAAAAATTTGGCTACGGCCTGGGTGACTTCGCGTCCAACCTGTTCTGGATGCCGTTCGTGTTATTTGGAACTTATTTTTACACGGATGTCTTTGGAATTTCCGCACTCTCTGTCGGCATTATGCTGCTGGTAACACGAATTTGGGATGTGGTGAATGACCCGGTCATGGGAATAATCGCAGATCGTACCCCTGCGAAAGAGGGCGTTGGCAAATATCGGCCTTACCTTTTCTGGTTTGCCATCCCCTTCGGATTAATCGGCGCAATAGCGTTCTTTACGCCGGATCTGAGCCCCTCGGGCAAACTTGCGTACGCCTGGGTGACCTATGTCGCTTTCGGTATGATCTACACCGTAATCAACATACCCTACTCCGCTCTTATGAGCGTGATGTCGCGAGAGCCTGCGGAACGAAACAGCACCAGTTTTTTCCGTATGATTGGCGCCCAAAGTGCAGGTTTACTTGTGTCCAGCAGCCTAATGACATTTGTCGGCGAGCTAGGTGATGGCGACATCCAGCGCGGCTTTTTCCTCACCATGGTGATATTTTCGGTTATCGCGGTCATCAGCTTTATCTTAACGGGCAAAATGACTCGCGAGCGCATTCATCCAGCGCCGAAACCCAAGGGCATGCTTGCAAAGGACATGCGTTATATCTTCACCAATATTCCATGGTGGATACTTTTCTTCGTAGCATTTTTTACTATCGCTGCCTTCACTATCCGCTTTGGTGTAGCCGCGTATTATTTTAAATACTATGCAGACCCGGTCGCGGTTGAGGCCTGGAACATTGGTTTTATCGAAGGGGGCGCCATCAGTGCGTTTTTCACTTTTGGCACCATTGCATCCTTGCTCGGCGTCGTCTGCTTCAGTTTTTTTGCAAAAACTATCGATAAGAAAAAAATGTATTTTTCGCTAATCATTATTTCAGGACTGGTATCGGCATACTTTTACTACATTCCAAACACTGAGATCACCACGATAATCATCACGCAGGCGGTGTTCTCCTTCCTCACCGGCCCAACAGCTGCAATTTTATTTGCGATGTATACCGACATTGCAGCCTACATTAAACTGCAAACCGGCAGCGATTCATCAGCGTTAGTCATGTCGGCCGGGTCGCTCTCGCAAAAATTTGGCTGGGCCGTCGGCGGGTCGGTAACGGGAATTTTGCTCGGCTTGGCAGGTTACCAACCCGACCAGGTTCAACCGGAAAATATCAGGGAAATCATGAGCATAATGATGAGCTGGGCCCCAATGGCTGCATGCCTACTGGGCGCTCTGGCGATGCTGGCCTACCCGCTGGACGACAAAAAAATGCGCGCTATAACCGATGAACTAGCCGCTCAAGAACAGTAG
- a CDS encoding GH36-type glycosyl hydrolase domain-containing protein, with translation MKYGYFDDAAREYVITRPDTPRSWTNYLGSTEYGAIITNNAGGYSFYKSAAQGRFTRYRSNAVPMDQPGRNIYIRDQESGDYWSNAWQPVGKPLEDYKSECRHGTAYTSITSDYSDIKSNTKYFVPLGETNELWYTTITNTSSRRRKLRLFTYVEYTSSWKLANDLLNLQYSAYIVNMCVNDGIIDHGTNVSMAPNPDDFQDADQGRHTFLAISGADVTGYDTDRERFLGAYRSYHNPLAVERGECGQSLAVADNGCGALQIDIELEPGASSSFCVIMGIGTAADEGVKARQKFSEMNAVEAALEEVKQHWHSQLGNFSAQTPDPELNSFFNTWNPYNCLITFAWSRAASLVYNGERDGLGYRDSVQDMLGTLHSIPEQAQARLELMLTGQVSTGGAMPVVKPFAHKPGHEPRPSEQEYRSDDSLWLFNTVPALVKETGDLSFYDKVLPYADQGEDTVLGHLKRAIEFSLARLGKHGLPCGLLADWNDCLVLGHDGETVFVAMQLRYALATYVDICELKGGLETESLWAREQLDDLDKNLDCHAWDGAWYRRAFRVDGFVFGSSESEEASIFLNPQTWSVISGHASPEKAILAMQSVNERLATDAGLMVLDPPVTKLDPAIMRARLFNPGMKENGAVFCHTQGWVLMAEALLGNGNRAYEYMRTFMPAAFNERAEVRESEPYVYCQSTHSKYSPRYGASRLPWLTGAATWAYHGTSQYLLGIRPCYDGLLVDPCIPAHWPGYTATRVFRGKVFHITVENPSGVEKGVASQQLNGQAYMGVLKIDDCEEENQVQVIMG, from the coding sequence ATGAAATACGGTTATTTCGATGACGCTGCTCGCGAGTACGTCATCACCCGCCCTGACACTCCGCGATCCTGGACAAACTATCTGGGCTCAACGGAATATGGGGCAATCATTACCAATAATGCCGGCGGCTACAGTTTTTATAAATCTGCTGCGCAGGGCCGCTTTACACGATACCGTTCAAACGCGGTTCCCATGGACCAGCCGGGGCGCAATATCTATATTCGCGACCAGGAAAGTGGCGACTATTGGTCAAATGCCTGGCAACCGGTAGGGAAACCGCTGGAGGACTACAAATCTGAGTGTCGCCACGGTACCGCGTATACATCGATCACCTCCGACTACAGCGATATTAAGTCGAACACCAAGTATTTTGTTCCTCTAGGCGAAACCAATGAGCTCTGGTACACGACCATAACCAATACCAGCAGTCGCCGCCGCAAGCTCCGTCTTTTCACCTACGTGGAGTACACCAGCAGCTGGAAGCTCGCGAACGATTTGCTAAACCTGCAGTACTCCGCCTATATCGTTAACATGTGTGTAAACGATGGCATTATTGATCACGGTACTAACGTGAGCATGGCCCCAAACCCCGACGACTTCCAAGACGCCGATCAGGGCCGACATACGTTTCTCGCTATCAGCGGTGCAGATGTTACCGGCTATGACACAGATCGGGAGCGCTTCCTTGGCGCTTACCGCAGTTACCATAATCCGCTTGCCGTTGAGCGCGGCGAGTGCGGCCAGTCTCTGGCGGTCGCAGACAACGGTTGCGGCGCTTTGCAGATCGATATCGAACTTGAACCCGGCGCGAGCAGCTCGTTCTGCGTAATTATGGGAATCGGAACCGCCGCGGATGAAGGCGTCAAGGCTCGGCAAAAATTCAGCGAGATGAACGCAGTTGAAGCCGCGCTCGAAGAAGTAAAACAGCACTGGCACAGCCAACTCGGTAATTTCAGTGCGCAAACACCGGACCCTGAACTCAACAGCTTTTTCAATACCTGGAACCCGTATAACTGCCTGATTACCTTCGCTTGGTCGCGCGCCGCGAGCCTGGTATATAACGGCGAGCGTGACGGCCTGGGATATCGCGACTCAGTGCAGGACATGCTTGGCACCCTGCACTCGATCCCCGAACAGGCACAGGCACGCCTGGAGCTAATGCTGACCGGGCAGGTATCGACTGGCGGAGCTATGCCGGTGGTAAAACCCTTTGCGCACAAGCCCGGCCACGAACCGCGCCCGAGTGAACAAGAGTATCGCTCCGACGACAGCCTCTGGCTATTCAACACGGTTCCGGCACTGGTAAAGGAGACCGGCGACTTAAGCTTTTACGACAAGGTTTTGCCTTACGCGGATCAAGGAGAAGATACCGTGTTGGGCCACTTAAAACGTGCCATCGAATTCAGCTTGGCACGTCTGGGTAAACATGGCCTTCCCTGCGGACTGCTCGCAGACTGGAACGATTGCCTGGTGCTCGGTCACGACGGCGAAACTGTGTTCGTGGCGATGCAACTGCGTTACGCACTGGCCACCTATGTGGATATATGTGAGTTAAAGGGTGGATTGGAAACGGAAAGCCTGTGGGCGCGCGAACAACTCGACGACCTGGACAAGAACCTCGACTGCCACGCCTGGGATGGCGCCTGGTACCGGCGCGCATTCCGTGTCGATGGATTTGTGTTTGGCTCTAGTGAGAGTGAGGAAGCCTCGATCTTCCTGAACCCTCAAACCTGGTCTGTCATCAGCGGCCACGCGTCGCCAGAAAAAGCGATACTGGCGATGCAAAGTGTTAACGAACGCCTCGCAACCGACGCAGGCTTGATGGTGCTGGACCCACCCGTAACCAAACTCGACCCGGCAATTATGCGAGCGCGACTTTTTAACCCGGGCATGAAAGAAAATGGCGCAGTATTTTGTCATACCCAAGGCTGGGTATTGATGGCCGAGGCGCTTCTCGGAAACGGCAATCGCGCCTACGAATATATGCGCACATTTATGCCCGCTGCATTTAACGAACGCGCTGAAGTACGCGAAAGCGAACCTTATGTGTACTGCCAAAGTACTCACAGCAAATACAGCCCTCGGTACGGCGCTTCTCGACTACCCTGGCTGACCGGTGCTGCAACCTGGGCTTATCACGGCACCTCGCAATATTTGCTTGGCATACGTCCATGCTATGACGGCCTGCTTGTCGACCCTTGTATTCCTGCGCACTGGCCCGGTTACACCGCCACCCGGGTTTTCCGAGGCAAGGTATTTCACATTACCGTAGAAAACCCAAGCGGCGTCGAAAAAGGTGTGGCATCACAACAGCTCAACGGTCAAGCGTATATGGGTGTACTGAAAATTGACGATTGCGAAGAAGAAAATCAGGTTCAGGTGATCATGGGCTGA
- a CDS encoding TIGR01458 family HAD-type hydrolase produces MSRAAYRGIFFDLSGVIYDDRGLIDGAVEAIKHARDANLTLRFVTNTATKNATEILANLHAMGVDARPEELFTAPDAARSYIKQHQLHPLVLVHQAISADFQAYNAVDADCVLLGDARDDLSYANLNNAFRVCKAGAPLISIGMNKYFQTSEGLQLDAGAFAHALEWASGCDLVVMGKPSVDFFAEVVRSTGLEATNCLMVGDDVESDVLGAIEAGIAGCLVQTGKYRNGDETRLPPEAALVGSIAEVMGLISP; encoded by the coding sequence ATGAGTCGGGCAGCCTACCGCGGCATATTTTTCGACTTAAGCGGCGTTATTTATGATGATCGGGGATTAATTGATGGCGCTGTTGAAGCGATCAAACACGCTCGCGACGCCAACCTGACTTTGCGCTTTGTGACTAACACCGCGACCAAAAACGCTACGGAAATACTCGCTAATTTACATGCAATGGGGGTGGATGCTCGGCCTGAAGAACTCTTCACCGCGCCTGATGCAGCGAGAAGTTATATCAAGCAACACCAGCTGCACCCGCTGGTTTTGGTGCATCAGGCTATAAGCGCGGATTTCCAGGCTTACAATGCCGTTGACGCTGACTGTGTTTTGCTCGGCGATGCGCGCGACGATCTCAGCTATGCCAACCTCAATAATGCGTTTCGGGTGTGTAAAGCGGGGGCCCCGCTAATTTCGATAGGCATGAATAAATATTTTCAAACCTCCGAGGGATTGCAGTTGGACGCGGGCGCGTTTGCGCATGCGCTCGAATGGGCTTCTGGGTGCGATCTGGTAGTAATGGGCAAGCCCAGTGTCGATTTTTTCGCAGAGGTGGTCCGCTCCACCGGCCTGGAAGCAACCAATTGTCTGATGGTCGGGGACGATGTTGAAAGTGATGTGCTGGGTGCAATTGAGGCGGGTATTGCCGGGTGCCTTGTACAAACCGGCAAATACCGTAACGGCGATGAAACCCGTTTGCCACCGGAAGCTGCACTAGTGGGCTCCATCGCTGAGGTTATGGGGCTTATCAGCCCATGA
- the pspC gene encoding envelope stress response membrane protein PspC — protein MSEFFRKNRKLYRNRQKGVIGGVCAGLADYFEVDVKLVRICAIVCLIFTLQVAFIAYWVGYFVLDVDPNSLKNKSGKLDARLHSTHERNAVYNGIHDRFSKVEERLRRLEAYVTSPSFKLSDEINKL, from the coding sequence ATGAGTGAGTTTTTTCGTAAAAACCGCAAGTTGTATCGCAACCGCCAAAAGGGCGTTATAGGTGGGGTGTGTGCAGGGCTGGCAGACTATTTCGAGGTCGACGTCAAGTTAGTACGGATATGTGCAATTGTCTGTTTGATCTTTACGTTGCAAGTGGCTTTTATTGCCTACTGGGTGGGGTACTTTGTTCTCGATGTGGATCCTAATTCACTAAAGAACAAAAGCGGCAAGCTGGATGCGCGGCTCCATTCCACTCATGAACGCAATGCGGTGTATAACGGTATCCATGATCGCTTTAGCAAGGTGGAGGAGCGTTTACGTCGCCTGGAGGCGTACGTTACTTCACCTAGTTTTAAACTCAGCGATGAAATTAACAAGCTTTAG
- the pspB gene encoding envelope stress response membrane protein PspB — protein sequence MLHQIASSLEAPLILFCIFVAPTWIYMHYKHKGKSVQSETIVADTKKIEELLAMADRMEARMHTLESILDKQDPNWRHEV from the coding sequence ATGCTACACCAAATTGCCAGCTCGCTTGAGGCGCCACTTATTCTCTTCTGTATATTCGTTGCCCCTACGTGGATCTACATGCACTACAAACACAAGGGGAAGTCGGTTCAGTCCGAAACAATAGTGGCAGACACGAAGAAAATAGAGGAGCTTCTCGCCATGGCGGATCGCATGGAAGCGAGAATGCACACACTGGAGTCGATTCTGGATAAACAGGACCCCAACTGGAGGCACGAGGTATGA
- the pspA gene encoding phage shock protein PspA produces the protein MGIFSRFSDIINSNINALLDKAEDPEKMVRLIIQEMEETLVEVRTVSAKAIADKKELLRRKQWLMDQSETWEEKAELAIQKGREDLAKGALAEKLRFINDASQVDTELEIIEENLLSLENEITQLQNKIAEAKARQKSLVSRRQTADSKLKVRMVIRGGSVDEKLSKLEGYERKLDELEGKVESYDLGKKSLAEEIEQLAKDEEIEAQLAALREKVKTKTENN, from the coding sequence ATGGGCATTTTTTCCCGATTCTCAGACATCATAAATTCAAATATAAATGCACTCCTCGACAAGGCCGAAGATCCAGAGAAGATGGTACGCCTGATCATCCAAGAGATGGAAGAGACGCTGGTTGAGGTGCGAACGGTTTCCGCGAAAGCGATTGCCGACAAGAAAGAGCTGCTGCGCCGTAAGCAATGGCTAATGGATCAGTCCGAAACCTGGGAGGAAAAGGCCGAACTGGCCATTCAGAAAGGCCGAGAGGATCTCGCCAAAGGTGCTCTGGCTGAAAAGCTGCGGTTTATCAACGATGCCAGTCAGGTGGATACGGAGCTGGAGATTATCGAGGAAAACCTTCTTTCACTGGAAAATGAAATTACGCAGCTGCAAAATAAAATAGCGGAAGCAAAAGCGCGCCAAAAATCGCTCGTTTCGCGCCGCCAGACTGCCGACTCCAAGCTGAAAGTCCGTATGGTGATTCGCGGTGGTTCGGTGGACGAGAAGCTCTCTAAGCTGGAAGGCTACGAGCGCAAGCTCGATGAGCTCGAAGGCAAGGTAGAGTCTTACGACCTGGGCAAAAAATCGCTTGCCGAAGAAATAGAGCAGCTGGCGAAAGATGAGGAAATCGAGGCACAACTCGCTGCGCTTCGCGAAAAGGTTAAAACAAAAACTGAAAACAATTAA
- the pspF gene encoding phage shock protein operon transcriptional activator — MANPRTKTLIGESNSFLEVLEQVSHLTSLNRPVLVVGERGTGKELIAERLHFLSERWSRPLVKMNCAALNQELLESELFGHEAGAFTGASKKHIGRFERADGGTLFLDELATMSLQTQEKLLRFIEYGEFERLGGSSTIDVDVRLVAATNEHLPTLADKGRFRHDLLDRLAFDVVTLPPLRARQEDIVLLAEHYALNMCKELHRPLFTGFTHEARMLLEEYQWPGNVRELKNVIERSIYRHGDNEDPIEDILFDPFDSPYAPLEPHSKGVPQQHTIPQVESAPIVGPGDPQPSVHHFPLDIQEHLQQQEKDCLRAALQKAQFNQREAAKLLRLSYHQLRGKLKKYHLLSD; from the coding sequence ATGGCCAACCCCCGTACCAAAACACTCATCGGCGAATCCAATAGCTTTCTGGAGGTACTCGAGCAGGTATCGCACCTGACCTCACTCAATCGTCCTGTGTTGGTGGTTGGTGAGCGAGGCACGGGCAAGGAGCTGATTGCTGAACGACTGCATTTTTTGTCCGAGCGCTGGAGTCGGCCGCTGGTCAAAATGAATTGCGCTGCGCTCAACCAGGAACTTTTAGAATCAGAGCTCTTTGGTCACGAAGCTGGAGCCTTTACGGGAGCAAGTAAAAAGCACATTGGCCGCTTTGAACGCGCCGATGGTGGAACGCTGTTTTTGGACGAGTTGGCAACCATGTCACTACAAACCCAGGAAAAGCTCCTGCGGTTTATCGAATATGGCGAGTTCGAACGTCTCGGTGGATCAAGCACTATAGACGTGGATGTCCGCCTGGTCGCGGCGACCAATGAACACTTACCCACGCTCGCGGATAAAGGGCGGTTTCGCCACGACCTGCTCGACCGGCTCGCGTTCGACGTAGTTACGCTGCCACCATTGCGGGCGCGGCAAGAGGACATTGTGTTACTTGCTGAACACTATGCGCTGAACATGTGTAAGGAGCTTCATCGCCCGCTTTTCACCGGATTCACCCATGAAGCGCGTATGTTGCTTGAAGAGTATCAATGGCCGGGGAACGTTCGTGAACTCAAAAATGTGATAGAACGTAGCATTTACCGCCACGGTGACAACGAAGATCCTATCGAAGATATTTTGTTTGACCCATTTGATTCGCCTTACGCACCACTCGAACCTCATTCCAAAGGGGTACCCCAGCAGCACACTATCCCGCAGGTTGAATCGGCACCAATTGTGGGGCCTGGAGACCCCCAGCCCAGCGTTCATCATTTCCCGCTCGACATCCAGGAGCATTTGCAACAACAGGAAAAGGACTGTTTGCGTGCAGCGTTGCAAAAAGCGCAGTTTAATCAACGTGAAGCCGCGAAATTATTACGCCTGAGCTATCATCAGCTTCGCGGCAAACTAAAAAAATATCATCTGCTAAGTGATTAA
- a CDS encoding bactofilin family protein: MRGFKSSDTNKPSSDRPKGDFMTASPLSPPSPNMPTPSSDPHSHSRPPLGSNDAPRAVIGSKIRFKGELVGEEDLLIQGQVDGTIDLKNHSLIIGAEGTVRANVLAKTVTIEGTVEGDLFGQERISILKSSDVRGNVVAERVILEDGAKFRGSIDMDVDQHKDKLQGITSISLSNSSSRQTPPADPAPAPAEKPKPSDPA, translated from the coding sequence ATGCGCGGTTTCAAAAGTAGTGATACCAATAAACCTTCCAGCGACAGACCTAAAGGTGATTTCATGACGGCCAGCCCTTTGTCCCCACCCTCCCCCAACATGCCAACTCCCTCCAGCGACCCTCATTCACATTCACGCCCTCCACTGGGTTCAAACGATGCGCCAAGAGCCGTAATTGGCTCTAAAATTCGTTTTAAAGGTGAATTGGTCGGCGAAGAGGACTTGCTCATCCAGGGGCAAGTGGACGGCACTATCGATTTAAAAAACCATTCACTGATTATTGGTGCTGAAGGAACGGTACGCGCTAATGTTTTAGCCAAAACCGTGACCATTGAAGGCACAGTAGAAGGCGATTTATTCGGACAAGAACGCATTTCCATTCTTAAATCCAGTGATGTTAGAGGCAATGTGGTAGCTGAGCGCGTAATTCTCGAAGATGGCGCAAAATTCCGCGGGTCCATTGATATGGACGTAGATCAGCATAAAGATAAATTACAGGGAATCACCAGTATTTCGCTGTCCAATTCCTCGAGTAGGCAAACGCCACCCGCCGACCCTGCACCAGCTCCAGCGGAGAAACCAAAGCCTTCGGATCCAGCCTGA
- a CDS encoding nucleotidyltransferase family protein yields MTDVQILVLAAGRSSRFGSQKLLHPLNPSNSVLGETLTQLAILDASVAVVCSPDNPGVIDLGKVFGCESLVFPKVSPGLGDSIAFGVSKTSPKQGWLVCLADMPWIKAATYAKIVARARGSAEQNSAIVAPQFHGQRGHPVFFGVNYRNLLERLTGDTGAKSILENHSAAVNFYELDDPGILRDVDVPSDIR; encoded by the coding sequence ATGACAGATGTACAAATACTGGTGCTGGCAGCAGGCCGATCCTCGCGTTTTGGCAGTCAGAAGCTGCTTCACCCGTTAAACCCGTCGAACTCAGTCTTGGGTGAGACCCTGACTCAGCTTGCAATTTTAGACGCCTCTGTCGCGGTGGTTTGCTCACCGGATAATCCGGGTGTTATAGATCTTGGCAAAGTTTTTGGCTGTGAGAGTCTGGTGTTCCCGAAGGTATCTCCAGGATTGGGCGACTCGATTGCCTTCGGCGTAAGCAAAACATCACCCAAGCAAGGGTGGCTGGTTTGCCTGGCTGATATGCCCTGGATCAAAGCCGCAACCTACGCAAAAATTGTTGCCCGCGCACGAGGTTCTGCTGAGCAAAACTCCGCGATAGTGGCGCCACAGTTTCACGGGCAGCGTGGACACCCGGTATTTTTTGGCGTTAACTATCGAAATTTACTCGAACGATTGACTGGGGATACAGGCGCGAAATCTATTCTGGAAAATCATTCTGCCGCAGTGAATTTTTACGAACTGGATGACCCTGGGATATTGCGCGATGTCGACGTGCCATCAGACATTCGATGA